ACGCCATGACCATCGGCGCGCTGCGAGCCCTGCGCGCGCACGGCCTGTCCGTGCCCGGCGACATCGCGCTGTGCTGCTTCGACGACTTCGCCTGGGCGGACCTGTTCTCGCCCCGGCTCACCGCGATCGCGCAGCCCAGCAGGGACATCGGCGCCGAGGCCGTACGCGTGCTGCTGGAACGTCTCGACGAGCCGGACCGGCCCGCCCAGACCCTGCGGCTCCCCTGCACCTTCGTCCACCGCACGTCGTGCGGCTGCCCCGAGGAGCCGGCACGGCCCGAGGCGTCGGGGCAGTCCGTGCGGCTTGAGCAGCTCGACCAGCCCGAGCAGTCCGCGCAGTCCGAGAAAGGAACCGTCGCATGATCGTCGTCGCCGGTGAGGCACTGATCGACCTGGTACCGCGGGGTACGGGTGCCCTGGCGGCACTCCAGCCGGCGCTCGGCGGCGGCCCGTACAACACGGCGGTGGCGCTGGGCCGTCTCGGCTCCCCCGCCGCCTTCTGCTCCCGGGTGTCGTACGACGCCTTCGGAGAGGCCCTGCTGGACCGGCTGCGGGAGACCGGGGTGGACGTGTCGTCGGTGCAGCGCGGCGCCGAGCCCACGACCCTCGCCGTCGCCACGGTCGGCGCGGACGGTTCGGCGGCGTACTCCTTCTACGTCGACGGGACGGCGGACCGGCTGTTCACGGCGCCCTCAGCGCTGCCGCCCGGCACCCGGGCCGTCTCCTTCGGGACCTGCTCGCTGGTGCTGGAGCCCGGGGCGAGCGCCTACGAGGAGCTGATGCGTACGGCGGCCGAGCAGGGCGTGTTCACCGCGCTGGACCCGAACATCAGGGCCGGGCTGATCCCGGACGCGGACGCCTACCGGGCGCGGTTCAAGAGCTGGCTGCCGTCGGTGTCGCTGCTGAAGCTGTCCGAGGAGGACGCCCAGTGGCTCGGCGGCACGCCCCAGGAGTGGCTGGCGGCCGGCCCGGCGGCGGTCGTGATCACCCGGGGCGGCGACGGGCTGACGGCCTTCACGGCCGGCGGCGAGTACTCGGTCCCTGGCGAGCGGGTGGAGGTCGTGGACACGATCGGCGCGGGCGACACGGTGAACGCGGCGCTGTTGCACGGGCTCGCCGCCCGCGACGCGCTCAGCGTGCGGGCGCTGGCCGCGCTGGGGCCCGACGGCTGGACGGGGCTGCTGGGGTTCGCGGCCCGTGCGGCGGCGGTCACCTGCTCCCGGGCCGGGGCCGAGCCGCCGTACGCGCACGAGCTGGAGGGCTGAACCCTCCCACGATCAGGGCGAGGAGCCGGGCGCGGTCGACGAGGCCGCCTGCCTCCTGGACGGCACGGAACGCCTCCCGGTGCGCGTCGGCTCAGCCGGTCTCCCCCACGGCCCGCAGCGCGCCGGGGCGACGGCCGTTGAGGCGGTCCAGGGCGGCGGCCGTGGCCTCGTCCGCGGGCAGGTGGACGATCAGGCGCTGGCCTTCGTCGGGCAGCGCTAACGTCTCGTGCAGCAGGCGCAGCGATCCGGCCTCCGGGTGCTCGATGTGCTGGGAGCCCGTACGCCGCGGTGCCGCGGCCAGGTCGGCGAACCGGTCGGCGAACTCCGCCCCCGCCGTCACCGTCAGCTCGTCGGCCAGCTCAGCGAGGTGCGGGTCCCGCAGGGGGACACCGTGCCGGAGCCGGGCGACGAGGTCATCGGCCACCCGGTCCCAGTCGCGGTAGGCGCTGCGGGCCCGCTCGTCGGTGAACAGGTACCGCAGCAGGTTGGGGCGCTCGTCGTCGAGTAGGCCGAGGGGGCCGACCAGGCGTTCGTAACCGGTCGTGTGGGCGAGGACGTCGCCGATCCAGTTGACCACCAGTGCGGGAGCCGGCTCCAGGTGGTCCAGCACGGCCCGCACGGTGGGGCGGGCCGTGCGGCCGAGCGACGGGGCCGCCGCACAGAGCAGCGGGTCTCCGCCGTCCGCCTCCTTGGTGAGGCGGCGCAGCAGCGTCCGGTCGACGAGAGACAGGTTGAGGGCGTCGGCGAGGGCACCGAGCACCTGGGCGGAGGGGTGGCGGTCGCGCCCCTGTTCCAGCCGGGTGAGGTACTCGACGCTGATGCCCGCGAGCGTGGCCAGTTCGGCGCGCCGCAGGCCCGGGGTGCGGCGCCGTGGACCGGTGGGGAGGCCCACCTCGGCGGGGGTGACGGCTTCACGCCAGGTGCGCAGGAACGTGCCCAACTCGTTGTCGCTCACCCGCCGAACGTACCCCGCTCGCGCGCGTGGAGGGTGGCCCTGCCACTACCAGGCTCCAGCCGGTCTCCCTCACCGGCCGCGTGCCCCTCAGAGTTGGGGCCATGACCAACGACACCGCTACCGCCACCGCCCTGCCGCTGGCCCCGGGACACTGGGCCCTCGACCCGTTCCACTCCGCCGTGAACTTCACCGTCCGTCACCTGGGCATCGCCAAGGTGCGGGGGCGCTTCGAGCGGTTGGAGGCCGAACTGTTCGTCGGGGAACGCGTCGAGGACGTGCGGGTCTCCGCGACCGTCGACCTGGCCTCGATCGACACCGGCAACGCCGACCGGGACGCGCATGTACGCGCCTCCGACCTGCTCGACGTCGAGAAGCGCCCGACCATGACGTACCGCTCGACGCGGGTGTCGGGTGAGGGTGAAAACTGGACGATGGAGGGCGAGCTGACGATCGGCGACGTGACCCGCCCGGTGACGCTCGCCGTGGAGTTCGGCGGGCTGGTCGACGTGCCCATGGACGGCAGCCGGCATGCCGGGTTCGAGGCGACGGGCGAGATCCGGCGCAGCGAGTTCGGGCTCGACTTCGCCCCTGGTCTGCTCGGGGAAGTGGTGAAGATCCAGCTGGACATGCAGTTCGTGGAGCCGAAGAACGCCTGACCGCACGACGACGCGCCGTGCCCCCCACAGGGAGTCCCTGTGGGGGGCACGGCGCGTCGGCAGGAGTGGTCAGCCCTTGGTCGTCCGCGTGGTCTTCTTCGCGGCGGCCTTCGTGGCCTTTGCGGCTGTCTTCTTGGCCGCGGTGCTGTTGACCGTCCTGGGCGCCCTGGTCTGCGCGGGGACCGTCTTCTTCGCCGCCGTCTTGCGCGGGGCCTTCACCGAGGACGCGTCACTGATCCGGTCGGCGCCGAGGACCTCGCGCAGGAACTTGCCGGTGTGGCTGGCCGGGACCGCGGCGACCTCCTCGGGCGTGCCCTCGGCGACGACCAGGCCGCCGCCCGCGCCACCTTCGGGGCCCATGTCGACGATCCAGTCGGCGGTCTTGATCACGTCGAGGTTGTGCTCGATGACGATGACCGTGTTGCCCTTGTCGACCAGTCCGGACAGGACCGTCAGCAGCTTGCTGATGTCCTCGAAGTGCAGGCCGGTGGTCGGCTCGTCCAGGACGTAGACCGTGCGGCCGGTGGAGCGGCGCTGGAGCTCGCTGGCGAGCTTGACGCGCTGGGCCTCACCGCCGGACAGGGTGGTCGCGGACTGGCCGAGCCGGACGTAGCCGAGGCCGACGTCCTTGAGGGTCTTCATGTGGCGGGAGATCGCGGGGACCGCCTCGAAGAACTCCGTGGCCTCCTCGATCGGCATGTTCAGGACGTCGGCGATGGACTTGCCCTTGTAGTGGACCTCCAGGGTCTCCCGGTTGTACCGGGCGCCGTGGCAGACCTCGCACGGGACGTAGACGTCCGGGAGGAAGTTCATCTCGATCTTGATGGTGCCGTCGCCCGCGCAGTTCTCGCAGCGGCCGCCCTTGACGTTGAAGGAGAAGCGGCCCGGCATGTAGCCGCGGACCTTCGCCTCGGTGGTCTCGGCGAACAGCTTGCGGATGTGGTCGAAGACGCCGGTGTACGTGGCCGGGTTGGAGCGCGGGGTGCGGCCGATGGGCGACTGGTCCACGTGCACGACCTTGTCGACGAGGTCGTCGCCGTCCACGCGCGTGTGCCGCCCGGGCACGCTCCTCGCGCCGTTCAGCTCGCGGGCCAGGTGCGTGTACAGGATGTCGTTGACCAGGGTCGACTTGCCGGAGCCGGACACGCCGGTGACGGCGGTGAACACGCCCAGCGGGAACGAGACGTCGATGTCCTGGAGGTTGTTCTCCCGGGCGCCGTGCACCGTGAGCTGCCGGGACGGGTCGACCGGGCGCCGGATGTCGGGCAGCGGGATGGCCTTCTTGCCGGACAGGTACTGACCGGTCTGCGACTCGGCGTTGGCGAGCAGCTCCTTCAGGGAGCCGCTGTGCACGACCTTGCCGCCGTGCTCACCGGCGCCGGGGCCGATGTCGACGATCCAGTCGGCGGTCTTGATGGTGTCCTCGTCGTGCTCGACGACGATGAGCGTGTTGCCCATGTCGCGCAGCCGGACCAGGGTCTCGATCAGCCGGTGGTTGTCGCGCTGGTGCAGGCCGATGGACGGCTCGTCGAGGACGTAGAGGACGCCGACGAGGCCGGAGCCGATCTGGGTGGCCAGGCGGATGCGCTGGGCCTCGCCGCCGGAGAGGGTGCCGGCCGCGCGGTTCAGCGAGAGGTAGTCCAGGCCGACGTCGACCAGGAACCGCAGCCGTTCGTTGACCTCCTTCAGCACCCGCTCGGCGATCTTCTTGTCGCGGGCGGTGAGCTTCAGCTCGCCCAGGAAGTCCGCGCAGTCGCTGATGGACATCGCGGAGACCTCGGCGATGGACTTGCCCATGATCGTGACGGCGAGGACGACCGGCTTCAGACGCGTGCCCTCACAGGTCGGGCAGGGCACCTCGCGCATGTAGCCCTCGAAGCGCTCGCGACTGGCGTCGCTCTCGGCTTCGCTGTGCCGGCGCTTGACGAAGGGGACGGCGCCCTCGAAGGCGGTGGTGTACCTGCGCTCGCGCCCGTAGCGGTTGCGGTAGCGGACCTCGACCTGGGTCTTGTGCCCGTGCAGCAGGGCCTTCTTGGCGCGCTGCGGGAGGCCCCCGAAGGGGATGTCCGTACGGAAGCCCAGGGCGTCGGCCAGGGCGCCGATGAGGCGGCCGAAGTAGTCCTTGGTGTGGCCGTGCGACCAGGGGTGGATGGCACCCTCGTCGAGGCTCTTGTCCGGGTCCGGGACGATCAGCTCCGGGTCGACCTCCATGCGCGTGCCGATGCCGGAGCAGTCCGGGCAGGCGCCGAAGGGCGAGTTGAAGGAGAAGGAGCGGGGCTCCAGCTCCTCGAAGGACAGGTCGTCGTACGCGCAGTACAGGTGCTCCGAGTACATGCGCTCGCGCTCGGGGTCGTCCTCGGGGAGGTCGACGAAGTCGAGCACCACCATGCCGCCGGACAGGCCGAGGGCGGTCTCGACGGAGTCGGTGAGGCGGCGCTTCGCGGAGTCCTTCACCGTGAGGCGGTCGACGACCACCTCGATGGTGTGCTTCTCCTGCTTCTTCAGCGTGGGCGGCTGGGACAGCTGGATGGTCTCGCCGTCCACCCGCGCGCGGGAGTAGCCCTTGGTCTGGAGGTCGGCGAAGAGGTCGGCGAACTCGCCCTTGCGCTCGCGCACCAGCGGCGACAGCACCTGGAAGCGGCTGCCCTCCGGAAGCTCCAGCACCCTGTCGACGATGGCCTGCGGCGACTGGCGCGAGATCGGGCGGCCGCACTCGGGGCAGTGCGGCTTGCCGATGCGCGCGAAGAGCAGGCGCAGGTAGTCGTAGACCTCGGTGATGGTGCCCACCGTGGAGCGCGGGTTGCGCGAGGTCGACTTCTGGTCGATGGAGACGGCCGGGGACAGGCCCTCGATGAAGTCGACGTCCGGCTTATCCATCTGGCCGAGGAACTGCCGGGCGTACGAGGACAGCGACTCCACGTAGCGCCGCTGTCCCTCGGCGAAGATCGTGTCGAAGGCCAGCGAGGACTTGCCCGACCCCGACAGGCCCGTGAAGACGATGAGCGAGTCGCGCGGGAGGTCGAGCGAGACGTTCTTGAGATTGTGCTCGCGCGCTCCACGAACGATGAGACGGTCGGCCACGCCGGTCCGCACCTTTCTTGAGAGAAGTGACAGGGGCGGGGCCCCCGTGCTTTCTCAGACTAGGGGGAGCCACTGACAACGCCGGTCGCATTCACGGGTTGCCAACAAACCCCGGCTTTCCAGCATGCCCGACGTCACGTCCGACCATATAGCACGTGCTTTCGATTACCGGCACTGGTTCACCACCTTCACCCGAAGGTGTGGCGGAGCTAGGGTCAGCACCATGATTGATCACGGTCATGACCTGGCGTCTGTACGTGACGCTACAGAACGGCTGCTCCTCGCAGTCGGCAAACTGGACAACGCCTCTGTGACGCAGCCGTCACGGCTTCCCGGCTGGACCCGGGGCCATGTGCTGGCTCACATCGCCCGTAACGCGGACGCCCTCGTGAACGTTCTGGAAGGCCGACCCATGTACGCCTCCGGCGAGGCCCGGGAGGCCGACATCGCGCGGGACGCCCCGCGTGCCCTCGACGTCCAGCTCGCGGACCTGCGCGAGAGCGCGGCGCGCTTCGAGGAGGCCGGGGCCGCTCCGGCGGACTGGTCGCGCACCGTGGAGCTGCGCAACGGGGTCCTGGACTCCGCGTCCCGCGTGCCGTTCCGGCGGTGGGTGGAAGTGGAACTGCACCACGTGGACCTGGGCATCGGGTTTGAGCTGGAGGACCTGCCGGCGGAGTTCACGGAGCGGGAGATCGCCTTCCTCGCCGACCGGTTCGCCGGGCACCCCGACGTACCGCCCACGCGGCTCACGGACGGCACGCGCGCGTGGAGCACGGGACGGGAGGCGGACGACGGGCCCGAGGTGACCGTCACCGGTTCCCCGGCGGACCTGCTGGGCTGGCTCGCCGGCCGCCGCACCGGAGCCGCGCTGACGGTGGACGGCGGCCCGCTTCCGGCGCTGCCCCCGCTGTAGACCCCGGGCCACTTCCCCGCTATAGGCTGGCGGACATGACGTACAGCGGACAGGTGACGGTCGGCGGACCTGCCGATGTGCACGAACTCAAGGACCTGATGATCACCAAGATCGCGGTCGGTCCTATGAACAACAACGCCTATCTGCTGCGCTGCCGGGCCACGGACGAGCAGTTGCTGATCGACGCCGCGAACGAGGCGGAGACCCTGCTCGGCATGGTCGGTGGTGACGGCATCGCGTCCGTCGTCACGACTCACCAGCACGGCGACCACTGGCAGGCGCTCGCCGAGGTCGTGGCGGCCACCGGCGCCCGCACGTACGCGGGCCGGGAGGACGCCGACGGCATCCCGGTGCCGACCGATGTGCTGGTCGACGACGGCGACACCATCCGAGTGGGGCGCGTGGAGCTCGCCGCGCGCCACCTGGTCGGACACACGCCCGGGTCGATCGCCCTCGTCTACGACGACCCGCACGGGCATCCCCATGTGTTCACCGGGGACTGCCTCTTCCCAGGGGGTCCTGGTCGGACAACACGTCGGGAAGAGTTCAACTCCCTGATGGACGGCCTGGAGACCAAGCTGTTCGACGTCCTGCCCGACGAGACGTGGATCTACCCCGGCCACGGCAACGACACCACCATCGGCACGGAGCGGCCCCACCTCGCGGAGTGGCGCGCACGAGGCTGGTAACCGTCCAACGCCGACCGCTCCAGTTTCGAAACCGAAGCAGGGGCGGTCGCGCATTCAGGCCCGTTCCGCGCTCGGGAGGGTCATGCCCCACGGACGGTGGCCTCCAGAGCACCGCACCGACGCTGGCAGCGGTGACCGCCATGATCAGGGGGACTGTTGCATGGGCTGCGGCCTGCCGGGCGGGTTCACCTGGCAGGCAGCGGAACCTCCCCCTTCTCCGCAATCCATCCCTTCGGCTCCCAGCCGTACTACGGGCCCGAAACACCCGCACGCAGCTGGAGGCCGCGCTCAAGCGGGCTGCGACCGCCGCTGTCACCGCACGGCCCTTGGCCTCCGGGCCGCCCCGGAGGAGAGCCCCGGGGCGGCCCGGAGGCCGAGGACGGTGAGGTGTTCCGGCAGAGGATCCGCGTGGCTGTGGACCGTGGACGACGCCCGCGCCCTGCGCCTCTCGCGCTGGCCGGGCTCCTGCCTGACGCGCCTGGCGGGCGATCCGGCGGAGGCGGTGCCCGGCGACCCGGCGGACGCGTCCCGGCGATCCAGTGGACGCCCCGTCGGCGATCTAGCGGGTGGACCCGGTGTGCTCCCGCACAGTGGCCGCCTCGCTCGCCGTCGTCCCGGCCCCCGGCTCGGCGCTCTGCTTCGCGAACCCGCGCCAGCCCGGCAGGACCGCGAGGACGATCAGTGTTCCGGCGGCCATGATGATCCCGCCGATGAGGCTGGTCTGGGCGACTCCGTGGGCGAAGGCCTGGTGGACGGCGTCCACGGCGGCCTGGGCCTGCTGGGGCCCGGCGGAGGGATCCTGCGCGACCCGCTCCGCGACGGCCAGGCCGGCGCCGACCGAGTCCTTGGCGGTCTCCATCGCCTCCGCCGGGAGCCGGTTGCCCACAAGGTCGGTTAGCTCGTCCCGGTAGGCCGTGCCCAGCAGCGAGCCCAGCACCGCGATGCCCAGCGCCCCGCCCAGCTCGAGCGCGGTGTCGTTGACCCCGCCGCCGACGCCCAGCTCGGACTCGGGGAAGGAGCCCATGATCGTGTCGGTCGCCGGGGAGATGGCCAGTCCGAGCGCGAGGCCCAGCGTCATCAGCGGCGCCAGGAAGTCCCCGTACGTCGACCCCTTGTCGATCTGGGTGAGCAGGAACATGCCCGCCGTGCCGACGGCCATGCCGGTCACGGCCATCACCCTCACCCCCAGCTTCGGGGCGAGCACCCCGGTCACCGCGGACCCGAGGAACACCGCACCGCCCAGCGGCAGCAGCCGTACACCCGTGTCCAGGGCGCCGTAGCCGAGGACGAACTGCAGGAACTGCGTCGAGTAGTAGATCACGGCGAACATGCCGAAGAAGAAGAACATCACCGCGAGCATCGAGCCGGTGAAGGGCCGCAGCGCGAACTTTCGGACGTCCAGCATCGGGTGCGGGTGCCGCAGCTCCCAGGCGACGAAGGTGACCAGACCGACACCGGCGACCACGGCGGCGGTGACGGGGCCGGCGCCCCAGCCGGAGTGCGGGCCCTCGATGGCGGCGTAGATCAGGGAGCCGACCGTGACGATCGACAGCAGACCACCGACGTAGTCGATCCGGCCCATGCCCTCCGCCTTGGACGGCGGTACCAGGGCGAGCGCGCCGAACACGGCGAGGACGGCGATCGGCACGTTGATCAGGAAGGTCGAGCCCCAGGCGTGGTCCTCAAGCAGCCAGCCGGAGACCAGCGGGCCGACGGCTACCGCCACCCCGGAGGTCGCGGCCCAGGCGGTGATGGCCTTGGCCCGCTCGCTCCGGGGGAAGGTCGCGACCACCAGGGACAGCGTGGCCGGCATCACGACCGCGGCACCGACACCCATGATCGCGCGGGCCACGATGACCAGTGAGGTCTCGTCGACCATGCTCCCCATCACCGAACCGCCGGCGAAGATCAGCAGACCCAGCACCAGCGCGCCGCGCCGGCTGTACTTGTCGCCGATCGCGCCCAGCACCAGCATCAGCGCCGCGTACGGAACGGTGTAGGAGTCGACGACCCACTGCAGATCACTGCTGCTCAGGCTCAGGTCGGTGGTCATGTCGGGGGCGGCGACGATCAGCGACGTGTTAGCCATCACCGTGATCAGCAGGCTCAGGCACAGCACGAGCAGCGCCCACCAGCGCCGCGCGTACGGCCCGGTCATCTTCTCCACGGGGGTATTTGCAAGGAAGGGCATCAGTAGCTCCTGAGAGGGACGGGGCGGACGAGCGGAATCACTTAATTGCCCGTGAGGGGAGCGGGCGACGGGCTGAGATCTCAGGGCTTCGAGATCATCCTGTGGCCCCTTTTGGGCTTCCCTCGGCGATCCCCTGGAGGGCCGCGTCGGTGTCCGCGGTGGCCAGCATCCTGTTGATGTCGGCGCCGGCCAGTGCGCCGGCCGCTGCGGAGGCCCCGACCTGGGCGACCAGATCGGTGGCGTTGCCGGCCACCCACACACCCGGCACCTCGGTGGTGCCGGCCGTGCCGGAGGCGAAACCACGGCCCATGTTCGGCAGGTCCTGCACCGGCAGGCCCAGACCTTCCAGGCCCTGGGTGCGGGCCTGCATCGGCGCGGCGACCGCGAGGACGCGGCGGGCCACGACCTGGCCGTCGGCCAGGCGCACCCCGGCGAGGGCACCGTCCTCGTCGTTGACGACCTCGGTGACCGGGGTGTCGATGACGCGGATGCCGCGGGCGGCGAAGCGGGCGCGGCTGTCCTCGTCCAGGTCGGTGCCGTGGGTGAAGTAGGTCAGGTCCTCGGTCAGCTGACGGAACAAAAACGCGTGGCCGATGGAGGCCGGGCCGGTGGCGAGGATGCCGATGGGCTCATCGCGCACCTCCCAGCCGTGGCAGTACGGGCAGTGCACCACACTGTGCCCCCAGTGCTCGGCGAGCCCGGGCACCTCCGGCAGCACATCCGTGAGGCCGGTGGCCACCAGGATGCGGCGGGCGGTGATGCTGCGGCCGTCGGCCAGGGTGACGGTGAACCGCAGGTCCCCATCCGCCGACGGGGCGGCGGACTCGGCCGAGACCACCTCGCCGAACACGACGCGTCCGCCGTACTGGCGCACCTGCTCCCGGCCCCGTCGAAGGATCTCGGACGGCGGGGTGCCGTCCAAGGCGATGAAGCCGTGCACGGCCTCCGCGGGCGCGTTGCGCGGGGAGCCGCTGTCGATCACGACGACCGAGCGGCGGGAGCGGGCGAGGATCAGTGCACCGTTCAGCCCCGCGGCGCCCCCGCCGATCACCACCGCGTCGACGGTCCCCTCGGCCAGTGCGTCGCTCGCGTACGGAGGAGTCGCCACAGCCATGGCCTCCTGCGTTTCCTTATCAGTCATGGTTCGGTCAACCCTTCGAGTTCTGGGTGGTTGGAGGGGGGTCAGCTGTTCAGAAAGCCGAGGATGTGGTCGGCGACCGTCTTGGGCTCTTGTGGAGAGTCCGGCCCCGGTTTGCTTGGGACGTTCGTGATGTACAGATCCAGTACGGCGATGAAACTCGCCGTCGCCAGGATCGCGAGGATCAGACCGTGCCTTGCCAGCCTGGAAGGCGTCGCAACGCCGGGCGGCGCGGAGGAGTTCAAAGGCATGGGTTGCCCTCAATCGCGCCAGGCGTGCACGCAGCCTGTCCGGTGAGCTCAGGACCGTTATGTACTGAACAGTCAGAAACCTAGGCGGTTCTGTACTGGGTTGTCAAATACGTTGGGTCGGCTTTACCTTCGATGTATGGCGAGACCACGAAGCTTCGACCCCGACCACGTCCTCCATGCCGCCGAGCGGCAGTTCCGCACTTCGGGCTACAACGGCACGAGCGTCGACGACATCAGCGCCGCCACCGGCCTGGGCCGCGGCAGCCTCTACGCCGCGTTCGACGGCAAGCACGGCGTGCTGCTGCAGGCGATGGCCGGCTACTTCGCCCGGCTGGGGCAGTTTGCGCCGAAGGCGCTCGCCGGACCGGACGAGGGTGCCCTGGAACGACTGCACGCGTACTTGCTCCGCGCCGTCCACGGGGTGCCACTCGCCGCCGACGTACCCCCCGCCCCTGACCGGGCGGCGGCAGCCTGCTTCGCCGCCAAGATGGCCCTGGAGATCGGCGCCTCCGACTCCGAGGTGAAACGCCTGGCCAACGACTGCTTCTCCGTGCTCGCGACGGCGGTGGCCGAGTGTGTGCGAGCGGCGCAGCGCAACGGCGACATCGACCCCGACGCGGATCCCGACGACCTCGCGTACCTTCTGCTGACCATCATCCGCGGGACCGATGTCGTAGGCGCGTACGGCCACAGTCCCGCCCGCCTGACCTCGATTGCGGAGAGCGCGTTCGCCTTGCTGCCTCGCCCGCGCCACCGCTGAGAAGAGCACGGCCGGCCTCATTGCACAGGCATCTGATGCGGTCGGCCCACTTCGACGCCGCGGAGGCACGGCCCGTAGGTTTACGCGCCGCCGTGACCTCGTGTGTTGGCGCGTGCTGTGGTGTTCCCCGGCGGTGTGGGCAACACCCATGAGGACCCCAAGGCGTTCGCCCGTCTCCTCCACGATGTGGAGACCAAGATCTTCGACGTCCTGCCGGACGAGACATGGGTCTACCCGGGCCACGGCGACGACACGACGCTGGGCGCGGAACGCCCGCAGCTGCCGGAGTGGCACGCGCGCGGGTGGTGAGGGCCGCGCGGAGGGTGCGGGTGGTGAGGGCCGCCCGGGCGTGCGGATGGTGAGGACAGGCGCGGGGCGCACGCCTGCGGAGCGGTGGGCCTCGTACGCGCCCCGTGTGAATCATTCGCACACGCCGATGCCGCACGTACGCTCCCCCCGGATGTAGTTGCGCGGTCAACTGGTAAGAGCCCCGCGCAGGATGACGGCTCCTGGGCGGACGGGCCGCCGGTCTGTCGATCCCCGCCCTCGGCCGGCGGCCCCGGCGACCGCCGAACCCGGCGCGCGCCACGGAGTGTTCACAAGAACGCAACACCCGCTCCCACGATGTGAGCACGTCCCGTCGTGACCTCGACAAACAGGACTGTCGACTGTCAATCTCGCGCCATGCATCCTGCCCCGCGTGCCCTGCGCCGCGCTGCCGCCGCCGTCACCCTCGCCCTGCTCGCCACCGCCGTCGGCTGTGCACCGCAGCCGGAGGAGCCCGCGGCCGGCACGTCCTCGGCCGGAAACACGTGCGAGAAGGGCAAGTTGCCTACCCGGACCTCGGGCAGGCTGACGATCGCCACCGACGAACCCGCCTACGAGCCGTGGTTCAAGGACGACGACCCCGCGAGTGGCAAGGGCTTCGAGTCGGCGGTCGCGTACGCCGTCGCCCGGCACCTCGGCTACGGCAAGGACAAGGTCGTCTGGCAGACCGTCCCGTTCAACAAGGCCTTCGCGCCCGGCGAGAAGACGTTCGACTTCGACATCAACCAGGTGTCCGTCAGCGACGAGCGCAAGAAGGCCGTGGACTTCTCGTCCGGCTACTACGACGTGCGCCAGGCCGTCGTCGCCCTGAAGGGCTCCAAGGCGGCGAAGGCGAAGAGCGTCGCGGACCTGAAGGACGTGAAGCTGGGCGCCCAGGTCGGCACCACCAGCCTCGACTACATCGACGACGTGGTGCGGCCCACGCGGGCGCCCGCCGTGTACGGCAAGAACGACCAGGCCAAGTCCGCGCTGAAGAACGGCCAGGTCGACGCCGTCGTCGTGGACCTGCCGACCGCCTTCTACATCACCGGGGCCGAGATCACGGACGCGACGATCGTCGGCCAGTTCGAGAACCAGGGCGGTACGCCGGAGCAGTTCGGTCTCGTGCTCGACAAGGGCAGCGCGCTCACCTCCTGCGTCTCGCGGGCCGTGGACGCGCTGCGCGAGGACGGCACGCTCGGGAGGATCGAGCAGCAGTGGCTGTCCGACGCCGTCGACGCGCCGGTGCTCAAATGACGGTGTACAAGGAGGAGCTCACCGAGGGCTCCGGCGAGCACGGTGGATATGTCCCGTCCCAGCGGCGCCTGGACCGTGAGCGCTACCAGCGCGCCCGCGCCCGGCGCGCCACGGCGATCGGCGCGCTTTCGACCCTCGTCACGGGAGCCGTCCTCTACCTGGTCGTCGTCAACGCCCCGGGCTGGCCGCGCACCAAGGAGACCTTCTTCGACTGGGAGTACGCGCGCGAGGCGTTCCC
This region of Streptomyces caelestis genomic DNA includes:
- a CDS encoding helix-turn-helix domain-containing protein encodes the protein MSDNELGTFLRTWREAVTPAEVGLPTGPRRRTPGLRRAELATLAGISVEYLTRLEQGRDRHPSAQVLGALADALNLSLVDRTLLRRLTKEADGGDPLLCAAAPSLGRTARPTVRAVLDHLEPAPALVVNWIGDVLAHTTGYERLVGPLGLLDDERPNLLRYLFTDERARSAYRDWDRVADDLVARLRHGVPLRDPHLAELADELTVTAGAEFADRFADLAAAPRRTGSQHIEHPEAGSLRLLHETLALPDEGQRLIVHLPADEATAAALDRLNGRRPGALRAVGETG
- a CDS encoding carbohydrate kinase family protein; the encoded protein is MIVVAGEALIDLVPRGTGALAALQPALGGGPYNTAVALGRLGSPAAFCSRVSYDAFGEALLDRLRETGVDVSSVQRGAEPTTLAVATVGADGSAAYSFYVDGTADRLFTAPSALPPGTRAVSFGTCSLVLEPGASAYEELMRTAAEQGVFTALDPNIRAGLIPDADAYRARFKSWLPSVSLLKLSEEDAQWLGGTPQEWLAAGPAAVVITRGGDGLTAFTAGGEYSVPGERVEVVDTIGAGDTVNAALLHGLAARDALSVRALAALGPDGWTGLLGFAARAAAVTCSRAGAEPPYAHELEG
- a CDS encoding YceI family protein, whose product is MTNDTATATALPLAPGHWALDPFHSAVNFTVRHLGIAKVRGRFERLEAELFVGERVEDVRVSATVDLASIDTGNADRDAHVRASDLLDVEKRPTMTYRSTRVSGEGENWTMEGELTIGDVTRPVTLAVEFGGLVDVPMDGSRHAGFEATGEIRRSEFGLDFAPGLLGEVVKIQLDMQFVEPKNA
- a CDS encoding maleylpyruvate isomerase family mycothiol-dependent enzyme; the encoded protein is MIDHGHDLASVRDATERLLLAVGKLDNASVTQPSRLPGWTRGHVLAHIARNADALVNVLEGRPMYASGEAREADIARDAPRALDVQLADLRESAARFEEAGAAPADWSRTVELRNGVLDSASRVPFRRWVEVELHHVDLGIGFELEDLPAEFTEREIAFLADRFAGHPDVPPTRLTDGTRAWSTGREADDGPEVTVTGSPADLLGWLAGRRTGAALTVDGGPLPALPPL
- the uvrA gene encoding excinuclease ABC subunit UvrA → MADRLIVRGAREHNLKNVSLDLPRDSLIVFTGLSGSGKSSLAFDTIFAEGQRRYVESLSSYARQFLGQMDKPDVDFIEGLSPAVSIDQKSTSRNPRSTVGTITEVYDYLRLLFARIGKPHCPECGRPISRQSPQAIVDRVLELPEGSRFQVLSPLVRERKGEFADLFADLQTKGYSRARVDGETIQLSQPPTLKKQEKHTIEVVVDRLTVKDSAKRRLTDSVETALGLSGGMVVLDFVDLPEDDPERERMYSEHLYCAYDDLSFEELEPRSFSFNSPFGACPDCSGIGTRMEVDPELIVPDPDKSLDEGAIHPWSHGHTKDYFGRLIGALADALGFRTDIPFGGLPQRAKKALLHGHKTQVEVRYRNRYGRERRYTTAFEGAVPFVKRRHSEAESDASRERFEGYMREVPCPTCEGTRLKPVVLAVTIMGKSIAEVSAMSISDCADFLGELKLTARDKKIAERVLKEVNERLRFLVDVGLDYLSLNRAAGTLSGGEAQRIRLATQIGSGLVGVLYVLDEPSIGLHQRDNHRLIETLVRLRDMGNTLIVVEHDEDTIKTADWIVDIGPGAGEHGGKVVHSGSLKELLANAESQTGQYLSGKKAIPLPDIRRPVDPSRQLTVHGARENNLQDIDVSFPLGVFTAVTGVSGSGKSTLVNDILYTHLARELNGARSVPGRHTRVDGDDLVDKVVHVDQSPIGRTPRSNPATYTGVFDHIRKLFAETTEAKVRGYMPGRFSFNVKGGRCENCAGDGTIKIEMNFLPDVYVPCEVCHGARYNRETLEVHYKGKSIADVLNMPIEEATEFFEAVPAISRHMKTLKDVGLGYVRLGQSATTLSGGEAQRVKLASELQRRSTGRTVYVLDEPTTGLHFEDISKLLTVLSGLVDKGNTVIVIEHNLDVIKTADWIVDMGPEGGAGGGLVVAEGTPEEVAAVPASHTGKFLREVLGADRISDASSVKAPRKTAAKKTVPAQTRAPRTVNSTAAKKTAAKATKAAAKKTTRTTKG